In Candidatus Methylomirabilis sp., the following proteins share a genomic window:
- the hpnA gene encoding hopanoid-associated sugar epimerase, whose amino-acid sequence MLTLVTGGTGFVGTAVVRLLLSEGHAVRALARRGSDLRNLDGLDIELTFGDLLDKKSLRQAVKGCRRLYHVGAHYSLWEPSSEVFYRVNVDGTRNLLEAAMEEGVERVVYTSTVGTLGHREDGAPANEETPVSLDQMTGHYKRSKFLAEEEARGAALRGLSVVIVNPSTPVGPRDIKPTPTGQIIVDFLNRRMPAYIDTGLNFIDVADVAQGHLLAAERGRVGERYILGRSNLTLHELFAILGQIAQLPPPRVRVPYQLILPLAYANHWLSHFITRKPPRIPLEGVKMAKRRMFFDASKAVRELGLPQSPIEQALEEAVRWFTDNGYVER is encoded by the coding sequence ATGCTGACCCTTGTCACGGGTGGGACCGGCTTCGTCGGCACGGCTGTGGTCCGGCTGTTGCTTTCGGAAGGGCATGCCGTCCGGGCGCTGGCTCGGCGCGGAAGCGACCTCCGGAACCTCGACGGTCTCGACATTGAACTGACCTTCGGCGATCTCCTTGATAAGAAATCGCTACGACAGGCTGTTAAAGGGTGCCGGCGGCTCTACCATGTCGGGGCTCACTACTCGCTCTGGGAGCCCTCATCGGAGGTCTTTTACCGGGTCAACGTGGACGGCACCAGAAATCTATTGGAAGCCGCCATGGAGGAAGGGGTTGAGCGGGTTGTCTACACCAGTACCGTCGGCACGCTCGGCCACCGAGAAGATGGCGCTCCAGCCAATGAGGAGACGCCGGTCAGCCTTGACCAGATGACCGGCCACTACAAGCGGTCAAAGTTTCTGGCCGAAGAAGAGGCGCGAGGGGCCGCGCTTCGCGGACTGTCGGTCGTGATCGTCAACCCAAGCACACCGGTCGGACCGCGCGACATCAAACCCACGCCGACGGGTCAGATTATTGTCGATTTCTTAAATCGCCGAATGCCGGCATACATCGACACCGGCCTGAATTTTATCGACGTGGCTGATGTGGCGCAAGGCCATCTGCTCGCTGCCGAGCGCGGCCGGGTCGGAGAGCGGTACATCCTCGGTCGAAGCAACCTGACGCTGCATGAACTCTTCGCCATCCTAGGACAGATCGCACAGCTCCCGCCACCAAGAGTCCGTGTGCCGTATCAATTGATCCTACCGCTGGCCTATGCGAACCACTGGCTTTCTCATTTCATTACCAGGAAGCCACCACGAATCCCGTTGGAGGGGGTGAAGATGGCCAAGCGACGGATGTTTTTTGACGCTTCCAAGGCTGTGCGGGAGCTGGGACTGCCGCAATCGCCGATCGAACAAGCACTTGAGGAGGCGGTCCGCTGGTTCACTGATAACGGGTATGTGGAGAGATAG
- a CDS encoding cytochrome c biogenesis protein CcdA translates to MLGTGEALTVWMALGAGVFSFLSPCVLPIFPSYLSFVTGLSFGELSGSVDNARTRRAIILNALCFILGFSVVFMSLGASFSLLGRLLFDYQQILRKVGGVLVILFGLYIAGFLKLPFLSRTVRVELHDRPAGYLGAFVVGVTFAAGWTPCVGPILGSILLYASTAKTAETGILLLGAYSLGLAIPFFLSALAINRFLDYFDQLKHLVPIVSAVGGIFLVVVGCLLLTNYFTLLSAYALRLTPQWLWQRL, encoded by the coding sequence ATGTTGGGGACCGGCGAAGCATTGACCGTCTGGATGGCCCTGGGGGCCGGGGTCTTTTCTTTCCTCTCACCCTGCGTGCTCCCGATCTTTCCCTCCTACCTCTCCTTCGTGACCGGCCTCTCGTTCGGTGAACTGTCGGGCTCAGTGGACAATGCCAGAACACGCCGGGCGATCATCCTGAACGCCCTCTGTTTCATCCTCGGCTTTTCCGTCGTCTTCATGTCGTTGGGCGCCTCCTTCAGCCTGCTGGGTCGGCTCCTGTTTGACTATCAGCAGATTCTCAGAAAGGTTGGGGGCGTGCTGGTCATCCTGTTCGGTCTGTACATTGCCGGCTTCCTCAAGCTCCCGTTTCTTAGCCGGACGGTCCGGGTCGAGTTGCATGATCGGCCGGCCGGATATCTGGGCGCGTTTGTCGTGGGGGTGACCTTTGCCGCCGGCTGGACCCCGTGTGTCGGCCCGATCCTGGGCTCCATCCTGCTGTACGCGAGCACGGCCAAGACTGCCGAAACCGGGATCCTGCTGCTCGGCGCCTACTCGCTCGGCCTCGCCATTCCATTCTTTTTGAGTGCTCTTGCCATCAATCGCTTTCTCGACTATTTTGACCAGTTGAAACATCTGGTACCGATTGTGAGTGCCGTCGGCGGGATCTTCCTGGTCGTTGTCGGCTGCCTGCTGCTCACTAACTATTTCACGCTCCTCTCGGCCTACGCCCTTCGCCTGACGCCGCAATGGCTTTGGCAGAGGCTCTGA
- a CDS encoding pitrilysin family protein has translation MISARRGYRWGLSFSLILLLLQPMLVAAAPLAERQVLENGLTLLVRSSRALPIVTIRVTVQAGSLWEQKGRAGLANLTALLLTRGTATRTAAQLDESVDFIGASLSSSADRDLSELDLTVLKKDLPKGLELLTDVLRHPAFEQGEIARKVQELKAALRKRQEDPGEVAHEAFNDLVFGSHPYGRPLEGTDTTLATITRDEIVRFHRDHYTPERTFVTVVGDIDRSEITNQIRALLGSWPKGNGTVARATEPTPLQEKIVVKRIDRNVAQANIVLGHQGIRRDNPDFYALTVMNYILGGGGFSSRLVERIREQKGWAYDVSSQFSPGLERGSFRVVLQTKNETAGPAVQEVVRELRRIREQGVTDQELADAKAYLTGSFPLRLDTNAKLAGLISSVEYYKLGLDYADRYRSLIDGVSKEDILRVARTYLNPEGYVLVVVADQAKAALSE, from the coding sequence ATGATCAGCGCGAGACGCGGATACCGATGGGGTTTGTCGTTCAGCCTCATTCTGCTCCTGCTGCAGCCCATGCTCGTAGCTGCGGCGCCGTTAGCCGAACGGCAGGTTCTGGAAAACGGGCTGACGCTGCTGGTCAGAAGCAGCCGGGCGCTGCCGATTGTCACCATCAGAGTGACCGTGCAAGCGGGCTCCCTGTGGGAGCAGAAAGGGCGTGCGGGGTTGGCTAATCTGACAGCCCTGCTGTTGACGAGGGGCACGGCGACTCGGACGGCCGCCCAACTTGATGAGTCGGTGGACTTCATCGGCGCCTCTCTCTCTTCATCCGCTGATCGGGATCTGAGCGAACTGGATCTGACCGTATTGAAGAAGGATTTACCAAAGGGGCTGGAACTGCTGACGGATGTCCTGCGTCATCCGGCCTTTGAGCAAGGGGAGATCGCCAGGAAGGTGCAGGAGCTCAAGGCGGCGCTACGAAAGCGACAGGAGGATCCTGGTGAGGTAGCTCACGAGGCATTTAATGATCTGGTCTTTGGGAGCCACCCGTACGGCCGTCCGCTTGAAGGGACCGACACAACCCTCGCCACGATCACCAGGGATGAGATTGTGAGGTTCCATCGCGATCACTATACTCCGGAACGGACCTTTGTCACCGTGGTGGGCGACATTGACCGAAGCGAGATCACCAACCAGATCCGCGCGCTGCTTGGCTCGTGGCCGAAAGGCAATGGAACAGTGGCGAGGGCGACGGAGCCCACGCCCCTTCAGGAGAAGATCGTCGTCAAAAGGATCGACCGGAACGTGGCGCAGGCAAATATCGTCCTTGGCCATCAGGGAATCCGGCGGGATAACCCGGATTTCTACGCCTTGACGGTGATGAACTACATCCTGGGCGGGGGCGGCTTCTCTTCCCGTCTGGTGGAGCGAATACGTGAGCAGAAGGGCTGGGCCTATGATGTCAGCTCCCAATTCTCTCCCGGCCTGGAGCGAGGGTCGTTTCGGGTGGTGCTGCAGACGAAGAATGAGACCGCTGGCCCGGCGGTACAGGAGGTGGTGCGGGAGCTTCGGCGGATCCGGGAGCAGGGAGTAACCGATCAGGAACTGGCTGATGCGAAGGCCTACCTCACCGGAAGCTTTCCTCTTCGGCTTGATACCAACGCGAAACTCGCCGGGTTAATTTCCTCGGTGGAGTATTATAAGCTGGGTCTGGATTATGCGGACCGCTACCGGTCGCTGATCGATGGCGTCAGTAAAGAGGATATCCTGCGGGTAGCGCGCACCTATCTCAATCCGGAGGGTTACGTCCTTGTCGTCGTGGCCGACCAGGCGAAGGCAGCGCTCTCCGAGTAG
- a CDS encoding pitrilysin family protein, which yields MRQWIQRLRGQAMAIVWMVLCVILAPGFVDAQVTARVKESALENGLKILLLEEHKAPVVTIHVWYRVGARNEQPGTTGLSHLLEHMMFKGTSTLGPGLFSRTIKKNGGRDNAFTSEDYTGYFETFASDRVELALKLEADRMRNLLLDSKEIDSEKKVVMEERRLRTEDEPISALREVMEAAAFQAHPYRQPVIGWMSDIEGLAREDLVRYYNTYYVPNNAVLIVVGDFKSDELLLKIRQYFGVIPRGVEPPAVRAVEPEQRGERKLFLKKEAELPFVFMGYHVPNLKHPDNFALEVLAYILSGGKSARIYKSLVYEKQLALFAGGGYERESIDPNLFPLYASVMPGKTAEEVEAALTAEIERVKNESIPDRELQKAKNQIEAGFLFGQDSVFNLARQLAEYEIVAGWRAWEAYLPGIRAVTAADLQRVAKTYLTPENRTVAVLIPTKSKP from the coding sequence ATGAGACAGTGGATACAGCGCCTGCGAGGACAGGCAATGGCGATAGTCTGGATGGTTCTGTGCGTCATCCTGGCCCCAGGCTTCGTAGACGCTCAGGTTACGGCCAGGGTGAAGGAATCGGCGCTCGAGAACGGACTGAAAATCTTGCTGCTTGAAGAGCACAAGGCGCCCGTAGTGACGATACACGTCTGGTACCGGGTCGGTGCGCGCAATGAGCAACCAGGAACCACCGGACTGTCCCATCTGTTGGAGCACATGATGTTCAAAGGGACCTCGACGCTGGGTCCCGGCCTGTTTTCCAGGACCATCAAGAAAAATGGCGGCCGCGACAACGCCTTTACCAGCGAGGATTATACCGGTTACTTCGAGACATTCGCCTCGGATCGGGTTGAGCTGGCCTTAAAGCTCGAGGCTGATCGGATGCGTAATCTGTTGCTCGATTCGAAAGAGATAGACTCGGAAAAGAAAGTCGTGATGGAGGAGCGGCGGTTACGGACAGAAGACGAGCCTATCTCCGCCCTGAGGGAGGTGATGGAGGCTGCTGCCTTTCAGGCGCACCCATACCGGCAGCCTGTCATCGGCTGGATGTCCGACATCGAGGGGTTGGCGCGGGAAGACCTGGTACGCTACTACAATACCTACTATGTGCCGAATAACGCCGTGCTGATCGTGGTTGGCGACTTCAAGAGCGATGAGTTGTTGTTGAAGATCCGGCAGTACTTCGGCGTGATTCCACGGGGCGTAGAGCCGCCCGCGGTCCGCGCTGTGGAACCGGAGCAACGAGGAGAGCGAAAGCTCTTCTTGAAAAAGGAGGCGGAACTGCCCTTTGTGTTTATGGGGTATCATGTTCCGAACCTCAAACATCCCGACAACTTTGCGCTCGAGGTGCTGGCCTATATCCTGTCCGGCGGCAAGAGTGCCAGAATATACAAGAGCCTGGTCTATGAGAAACAGCTTGCTCTGTTTGCCGGCGGGGGGTATGAGCGGGAAAGCATCGATCCGAACCTTTTCCCTCTGTACGCCAGCGTGATGCCAGGCAAAACGGCTGAAGAGGTTGAAGCGGCTCTGACGGCAGAGATTGAGCGCGTAAAGAATGAGTCCATTCCGGACCGCGAGCTGCAGAAGGCGAAGAATCAGATCGAAGCCGGCTTCCTGTTCGGGCAGGATTCGGTATTCAATCTGGCCAGACAACTGGCCGAGTATGAGATCGTGGCAGGCTGGCGCGCATGGGAGGCGTACCTCCCAGGGATCCGCGCCGTCACGGCAGCGGATCTGCAGCGGGTTGCCAAAACCTACCTGACGCCGGAAAACCGCACCGTTGCCGTGCTAATCCCGACGAAGAGCAAACCATAG
- a CDS encoding DUF192 domain-containing protein: protein MIDGRVTITVEVARTAQEQARGLGDRSSLPKGRGMLFPFDAAKPRVFWMKGMLIPIDIVWIREGKIVAIDASIAPPRSRETPAILSHVADLVLEVPAGFALEMGVKEGQTVRVRYEGSSR, encoded by the coding sequence GTGATTGACGGCCGAGTGACGATTACTGTTGAGGTGGCGCGGACCGCACAGGAACAGGCCAGGGGGTTGGGGGACCGGTCATCGCTTCCAAAGGGTAGAGGGATGCTTTTCCCCTTTGATGCGGCGAAGCCACGGGTATTCTGGATGAAGGGGATGCTGATTCCGATCGATATCGTCTGGATCCGGGAGGGCAAGATCGTGGCCATTGATGCGAGCATTGCGCCGCCGCGCTCACGTGAGACGCCCGCCATCCTCAGTCATGTGGCAGATCTAGTGTTGGAGGTCCCGGCAGGTTTCGCCCTGGAGATGGGCGTCAAGGAGGGGCAGACGGTCCGTGTCAGATATGAAGGATCAAGTCGTTAG